In Leuconostoc kimchii IMSNU 11154, one genomic interval encodes:
- the pyrF gene encoding orotidine-5'-phosphate decarboxylase, which translates to MIEPVFIALDFPDAAAANTFLLPYRDRIVKPALKVGMELFYAEGPSFIRELREQKFDVFLDLKLYDIPTTVGHAVASLAKLDVQYLTVHAAGGEKMLRAAVANKGAHMKLLAVTQLTSFSEMDMQETQLTNASMSESVIHLAKLAYYSGIDGTISSPLEANLIKKNTSDSFLRITPGIRLAGDQADDQARIMTPKAAHENGATGLVIGRSITKAVQPIAVYERVLKEWSK; encoded by the coding sequence ATGATAGAGCCAGTATTTATCGCATTGGATTTTCCAGATGCAGCAGCAGCAAATACTTTTTTGTTACCATATCGCGATAGAATCGTTAAACCAGCCTTAAAGGTTGGCATGGAATTATTTTATGCTGAAGGTCCCAGTTTTATCAGGGAACTACGTGAACAAAAGTTTGATGTGTTTTTAGATTTAAAATTATATGATATTCCCACAACAGTTGGGCATGCAGTTGCCAGCTTAGCAAAATTAGATGTTCAGTACTTGACGGTGCATGCCGCAGGTGGCGAAAAGATGTTACGCGCGGCAGTAGCAAATAAAGGTGCGCATATGAAGCTACTTGCTGTAACGCAATTGACCTCATTTTCGGAAATGGACATGCAGGAAACACAGTTGACTAATGCTAGTATGTCAGAAAGTGTTATTCATTTGGCAAAGTTAGCCTACTATAGTGGTATAGATGGCACAATTAGTTCGCCGTTGGAAGCCAATCTGATTAAAAAAAATACAAGTGATTCGTTTTTGAGAATCACACCAGGTATTCGGTTGGCTGGTGATCAAGCTGACGACCAAGCACGTATTATGACACCAAAGGCAGCACATGAAAATGGTGCAACCGGTCTTGTTATTGGGCGGTCGATTACAAAAGCAGTTCAACCTATTGCAGTCTATGAACGTGTGTTAAAAGAATGGAGTAAGTAG
- a CDS encoding dihydroorotate dehydrogenase, producing the protein MTIKNRLSVELPGLNMKNPIMNSSGAVYFGLDEGYDIEKTGTLVTKTVTWAERSGNPQPWTVELPSGLLNSVGLANPGIHNVLKDFLPAIKAKYGNALPVMVSIAGETVDEYVALAQLLTNTAYLTAIEVNLSCPNVDRGGMAFGVSAEAASEVITSVKKVTNLPIYAKLSPNVTDIRPIAKAVEVAGASGIVLINTVTGMSFDLQKRQPKLARGTGGLSGKAVHPIAVRLVYEAAQTVSIPIIGVGGIEAVDDALEFMMAGASAVQVGAALAYNTHVMSDIIKALPGALDNYHFGTVQEVTRTLK; encoded by the coding sequence ATGACAATAAAGAATCGTTTATCCGTTGAATTACCTGGTTTAAACATGAAGAATCCCATAATGAATTCATCGGGTGCTGTGTACTTTGGTTTAGATGAAGGCTATGACATCGAAAAAACTGGTACACTGGTTACGAAAACAGTGACATGGGCTGAACGTTCAGGAAATCCACAACCCTGGACGGTTGAATTGCCCAGTGGCCTCCTGAATTCGGTTGGACTTGCTAATCCTGGCATCCATAATGTTTTAAAAGATTTTTTACCAGCTATCAAGGCAAAATATGGTAATGCCTTGCCGGTTATGGTGTCGATTGCCGGTGAGACGGTTGATGAGTATGTGGCGTTAGCACAATTATTAACCAACACCGCCTACCTGACTGCCATTGAAGTCAATTTATCATGTCCAAATGTTGATCGTGGTGGCATGGCATTTGGTGTGTCCGCTGAAGCTGCATCAGAAGTGATTACGTCTGTTAAAAAGGTGACGAATTTGCCAATTTATGCAAAATTATCACCCAATGTTACTGATATTAGACCAATTGCTAAAGCAGTAGAAGTTGCCGGTGCGAGCGGTATCGTACTGATTAATACAGTGACAGGTATGAGCTTTGATTTACAAAAACGCCAACCAAAATTAGCCCGCGGAACGGGTGGTCTGTCGGGTAAAGCTGTTCATCCGATTGCCGTACGTCTTGTTTACGAAGCAGCACAAACAGTTTCGATACCAATTATTGGTGTTGGAGGTATTGAAGCAGTGGATGATGCACTGGAATTTATGATGGCAGGCGCAAGTGCTGTGCAAGTTGGTGCAGCTTTAGCCTATAATACACATGTTATGTCAGACATCATTAAAGCACTGCCAGGTGCGTTAGATAATTATCATTTTGGTACTGTACAAGAAGTGACGCGTACGCTTAAATGA
- the carB gene encoding carbamoyl-phosphate synthase large subunit, producing the protein MPKRTDIKKILVIGSGPIVIGQAAEFDYSGTQAALSLKEEGYYVILVNSNPATIMTDAEIADKVYIEPLSIDFIERILRKERPDAILPTLGGQTGLNMAKDLSEAGILDDLSIELLGTKLSAIEEAEDREEFKALMERLHEPIPESTIATTLEEALDFADTHGYPVIVRPAYTLGGTGGGIANNHAELSDIAANGLDLSPVTQVLIERSIAGYKEIEFEVMRDAHDNALVVASMENFDPVGIHTGDSIVTAPVQTLSDREVQMMRDAALKIIRALKIEGGVNIQMALDPHSYKYYIIEVNPRVSRSSALASKATGYPIAKMAAKIGVGLTLDEIINPVTGTTKAEFEPALDYVVFKIPRWPFDKFATADRHLGTQMKATGEVMAIGRNMEEAMLKAVRSLEIGAIGLNDITFDDLSDAALLDALMPARDDRLFMIADLLRRGVTIETIHEKTLIDTFFLDKVLHVIEIENQLAKQIGDLDTLLYAKKNGFADETIAGIWDKTVAEIRQLRQQENILPVYKMVDTVAAEFESQTPYYYATYERENESVKSDKQSVIVLGSGPIRIGQGVEFDYATVHAVKAIQRAGYEAIIMNSNPETVSTDFSVSDKLYFEPLTLEDVLNVYDLEQPIGIVVQFGGQTAINLAQPLQDNGVPILGTTVADLNRAEDREAFDQVIKQLQLPQPVGKTATTVADALSAAQLIGYPVLIRPSYVLGGRAMEIVSSDEELQDYMQRAVKVSNDHPVLIDSYLVGQEAEVDVLSDGETAVIPGIMEHIERAGVHSGDSMSVYPPQYLSQKVQDEMSQAAINLAKAMHTIGLMNVQFVIHENTAYVIEVNPRASRTVPFISKVTHLPLAQLATRVMLGEKLADMGFETGLIPADDMVHVKAPIFSFTKLPHVDSLLGPEMKSTGEVMGSDTTLPKALYKAFIASNIKVPQYGNVLLTVADEDKEEALGLAKRFNDLGFALFATSGTGAYLESQHLPVEILDKISESDNNSVAALRAQKLQVVVNTTQADDRAESDGRLIRSAAIENAVPLFTALDTVKAFVDVLESRSFTVNEMK; encoded by the coding sequence ATGCCTAAACGCACTGACATAAAAAAAATACTGGTTATTGGCTCTGGTCCTATTGTCATCGGACAAGCCGCAGAGTTTGATTATTCTGGTACACAGGCTGCCTTAAGTTTAAAAGAGGAAGGGTACTATGTTATTTTAGTCAACTCTAATCCGGCAACCATCATGACAGATGCTGAAATTGCTGACAAAGTTTATATTGAACCGTTATCGATTGATTTTATTGAACGTATTTTACGCAAGGAACGCCCAGATGCTATTTTGCCTACGTTAGGTGGTCAAACTGGGTTAAATATGGCAAAGGATTTGTCTGAAGCAGGTATTTTGGATGACTTAAGCATTGAACTATTAGGTACCAAGTTATCAGCTATTGAAGAGGCAGAAGACCGTGAAGAATTTAAAGCATTAATGGAACGCTTGCATGAACCCATCCCTGAGTCCACTATTGCAACAACACTTGAAGAAGCATTGGATTTTGCTGATACGCATGGTTATCCAGTGATTGTGCGTCCGGCCTATACACTTGGTGGTACTGGTGGTGGTATTGCAAATAATCATGCTGAATTGAGTGACATTGCTGCAAATGGGTTAGACTTGTCTCCAGTGACACAGGTTTTAATTGAACGTTCTATTGCTGGTTATAAAGAAATTGAATTTGAAGTGATGCGAGATGCACATGATAATGCGCTAGTTGTTGCCTCGATGGAAAATTTTGATCCAGTCGGCATCCACACAGGTGATTCAATTGTTACTGCACCGGTGCAAACTTTGTCGGATCGTGAAGTACAAATGATGCGAGATGCGGCTTTGAAAATTATTCGTGCTCTGAAAATTGAAGGTGGCGTTAATATTCAAATGGCGCTAGATCCACATTCATATAAATATTATATTATTGAAGTTAATCCACGTGTATCACGTTCATCAGCACTTGCATCAAAGGCTACAGGTTATCCGATTGCAAAAATGGCAGCTAAAATTGGTGTGGGGTTGACGTTAGATGAAATTATTAATCCAGTTACTGGCACAACTAAGGCTGAATTTGAACCTGCTTTAGATTACGTTGTCTTTAAAATTCCGAGATGGCCATTTGACAAATTTGCCACAGCTGATCGCCATTTAGGTACGCAAATGAAGGCTACAGGCGAGGTAATGGCCATTGGGCGTAACATGGAAGAAGCCATGCTAAAGGCTGTACGGTCACTTGAAATTGGTGCAATAGGGTTAAATGATATTACCTTTGATGATTTGTCAGACGCCGCATTGCTAGATGCTTTAATGCCAGCTCGTGATGATCGTTTGTTTATGATTGCTGATTTATTACGCCGTGGTGTGACGATTGAAACAATTCATGAAAAAACATTGATTGACACATTTTTCTTAGATAAGGTATTACATGTTATTGAAATTGAGAATCAGTTGGCAAAACAAATTGGTGACTTAGATACCTTACTATATGCTAAAAAGAATGGTTTTGCTGATGAAACTATTGCAGGAATCTGGGACAAAACAGTTGCTGAAATTCGTCAATTACGCCAGCAAGAAAATATTTTGCCTGTTTACAAAATGGTAGATACTGTGGCGGCTGAGTTTGAATCACAAACACCATATTACTATGCAACGTATGAGCGTGAGAATGAGTCAGTTAAATCTGATAAGCAGTCGGTCATTGTACTAGGTTCTGGTCCAATTCGTATTGGGCAGGGGGTTGAATTTGATTATGCAACAGTTCACGCTGTTAAAGCAATTCAGCGCGCCGGCTATGAAGCAATCATTATGAATTCCAACCCAGAAACAGTTTCTACAGATTTTTCAGTATCTGACAAACTATATTTTGAACCACTGACACTTGAAGATGTTTTGAATGTTTATGATTTAGAACAACCAATTGGTATCGTCGTTCAGTTTGGTGGGCAAACGGCCATTAATTTGGCACAGCCATTACAAGATAACGGGGTACCTATTCTTGGTACGACAGTGGCAGATTTAAATCGTGCAGAAGATCGAGAAGCTTTTGATCAAGTCATCAAGCAACTGCAATTACCACAGCCAGTTGGTAAAACAGCGACAACAGTGGCAGACGCTTTGAGTGCAGCACAACTTATCGGATATCCTGTGTTAATCAGACCATCATATGTTCTAGGTGGCCGTGCAATGGAAATCGTGTCCTCAGATGAAGAGTTGCAGGATTATATGCAACGTGCTGTTAAGGTGTCTAATGATCATCCTGTATTGATTGATTCTTATTTAGTGGGACAAGAAGCTGAAGTGGATGTTTTATCGGATGGCGAAACTGCAGTGATTCCTGGTATTATGGAACATATTGAACGAGCTGGCGTCCATTCTGGCGATTCAATGTCTGTTTACCCACCACAATATTTATCACAAAAAGTACAAGACGAAATGTCACAAGCCGCAATCAATTTGGCTAAAGCAATGCACACAATTGGTTTAATGAATGTTCAATTTGTCATTCATGAGAATACAGCATACGTCATTGAAGTCAATCCTAGAGCCTCACGAACAGTGCCATTTATTTCTAAGGTGACACATTTACCATTAGCACAACTCGCAACACGAGTGATGCTAGGTGAAAAACTCGCAGATATGGGATTTGAAACAGGATTAATACCAGCTGATGATATGGTTCATGTTAAAGCACCAATATTCTCATTTACAAAACTGCCTCACGTTGACTCTCTGCTTGGCCCAGAAATGAAATCTACCGGCGAAGTGATGGGATCTGACACGACCTTACCAAAAGCATTATATAAGGCATTTATTGCTTCGAACATCAAAGTACCACAATATGGCAATGTTTTATTGACAGTAGCTGATGAAGATAAAGAAGAAGCTTTAGGTTTGGCAAAGCGTTTTAACGATTTGGGCTTTGCGCTGTTTGCAACGTCGGGTACTGGAGCATATCTTGAATCTCAGCACTTGCCAGTTGAAATATTGGATAAAATTTCTGAATCTGATAATAACTCAGTGGCAGCTTTGCGAGCTCAAAAATTACAAGTTGTGGTTAATACGACTCAAGCAGATGACCGTGCCGAATCAGATGGTCGATTAATCCGCAGTGCGGCAATTGAAAATGCCGTACCATTATTTACAGCATTGGATACCGTTAAAGCATTTGTCGATGTACTTGAAAGTCGTAGTTTTACTGTGAATGAAATGAAATGA
- a CDS encoding carbamoyl phosphate synthase small subunit, whose product MKKRYLILENGSVYEGEAFGADVDVIAELVFNTGMSGYQESITDLSYRGEIIVFTYPLIGNYGINRDDFESLRPAASAIVVHEIARRPSNWRQTMSLESWAERTNMPGITGVDTRALTRELRDQGVMKAALVNEITEDVFDKVKNFAPSSSMVAEATTKTQYQNPTDGVSIALIDFGLKNSILRSLAKRGVNVMVFPANVDAQTILSANPDGILLSNGPGNPQDVAYAIPTIQTLQEQLPLMGICLGHQLFALANGAETYKMKFGHRGFNHAVRHLSHDRLDFTSQNHGYAVSRDSLAKTELVVTHEEINDYTVEGLRLQGHHAFSVQFHPDAAPGPHDAEYLFDDFLNMIADAKKETPQNA is encoded by the coding sequence ATGAAAAAGCGTTACTTAATACTTGAAAATGGATCAGTTTATGAAGGAGAAGCCTTTGGTGCAGATGTGGATGTGATTGCCGAATTGGTTTTTAATACAGGTATGTCTGGTTATCAAGAATCAATTACTGATTTATCATATCGTGGCGAAATAATTGTCTTTACTTATCCTTTAATTGGTAATTATGGTATCAACCGTGATGACTTTGAAAGTTTAAGACCAGCTGCATCGGCTATTGTTGTTCATGAAATTGCCCGCCGGCCAAGCAATTGGCGTCAAACGATGAGCTTGGAGTCATGGGCAGAACGAACGAATATGCCAGGTATTACTGGTGTAGATACGCGAGCATTGACTAGAGAATTACGAGATCAGGGCGTGATGAAAGCCGCCTTGGTGAATGAAATAACTGAAGACGTGTTTGATAAAGTCAAAAATTTTGCCCCATCATCGTCAATGGTAGCTGAAGCAACAACGAAAACGCAATATCAGAATCCTACGGATGGCGTTTCAATTGCGTTAATTGATTTTGGATTAAAAAATTCAATTTTACGTTCTTTGGCCAAACGAGGTGTTAACGTGATGGTATTTCCAGCAAATGTTGATGCGCAGACAATTTTATCTGCTAATCCTGATGGCATTTTGTTATCAAATGGGCCAGGGAACCCCCAAGACGTAGCCTATGCTATTCCAACTATTCAAACCTTACAGGAACAGCTACCACTAATGGGTATTTGTTTAGGACATCAATTGTTTGCATTAGCGAATGGCGCTGAAACTTACAAAATGAAATTTGGACATCGTGGCTTTAACCATGCTGTACGTCATTTGTCACATGATCGGCTAGACTTTACGTCGCAAAATCACGGTTATGCTGTTAGCCGTGACAGTCTAGCAAAAACTGAATTAGTTGTGACACATGAAGAAATTAATGATTACACAGTTGAGGGGTTGCGATTGCAAGGTCATCATGCCTTCTCAGTGCAATTTCACCCAGATGCAGCGCCAGGTCCACATGATGCTGAATATTTATTCGATGATTTCTTAAACATGATTGCAGATGCAAAGAAGGAGACACCACAAAATGCCTAA
- a CDS encoding dihydroorotase → MQLIKNVKILKNHELVTRDVLIDNKMIVQVAENIELSGDVFDAKGAFLSAGLVDVHVHFREPGFDYKETIASGSKAAANGGFTTVIAMPNLNPVPDTPERVSEQVALNKRHGVIHIEQYGAVSPDLVSHQVSDMVGMASAGAAAFSNDGKGVQTADTMLQAMLLAARADRPLAAHLEDESLLHKGVINAGDQADKLELPGITGLAESSQLARDLVLAKATGVHYHVAHISTKTSVALVRMAKLEGVHVTAEVSPHHLLLSDTDIHEDNAQFKMNPPLRGQVDRQALIAGLLDGTIDMIATDHAPHGTLEKAQSFKTAPFGITGIETSFQLLYTHLVRSGVMTLETLIQRMVVSPVQAFKLKAAPTSVQVGETADLALFDLENSYQIETSDFQSKGKNSPFVGWNVYGKTIATWVDGQIVTQ, encoded by the coding sequence ATGCAACTGATTAAAAATGTAAAAATTTTAAAAAATCATGAGCTTGTGACACGTGATGTATTAATCGATAACAAGATGATAGTTCAAGTCGCTGAGAATATTGAATTATCTGGTGATGTTTTTGATGCCAAGGGTGCTTTTTTATCAGCGGGTCTTGTTGATGTTCATGTACATTTTCGTGAACCAGGCTTTGATTATAAGGAAACAATTGCAAGTGGTTCAAAAGCAGCAGCAAATGGTGGCTTTACGACAGTGATAGCCATGCCTAATTTAAATCCTGTGCCTGATACACCTGAACGTGTTTCTGAACAAGTGGCGTTAAACAAACGTCACGGGGTAATCCACATTGAACAATACGGTGCGGTGTCACCTGACTTAGTATCACATCAGGTGTCTGATATGGTTGGTATGGCATCAGCTGGTGCGGCGGCATTTAGTAATGATGGTAAAGGTGTCCAAACTGCTGATACGATGTTGCAAGCGATGCTGCTGGCTGCTCGTGCTGACAGACCCTTAGCTGCACATTTGGAGGACGAATCATTACTGCATAAAGGCGTCATCAATGCAGGTGATCAGGCTGACAAATTAGAGTTGCCAGGCATTACTGGCTTAGCAGAAAGTTCACAATTAGCCAGGGACTTGGTATTAGCTAAAGCAACTGGTGTTCATTATCATGTTGCACATATTTCGACGAAAACGTCAGTTGCATTAGTTAGAATGGCTAAATTAGAAGGTGTTCACGTCACGGCAGAGGTTTCACCGCACCATTTGTTACTTTCTGACACAGATATTCATGAGGATAATGCCCAGTTTAAAATGAATCCACCACTACGTGGACAAGTGGATAGGCAAGCGTTAATTGCCGGCCTATTAGATGGCACGATTGACATGATTGCAACCGATCATGCGCCGCATGGTACGTTGGAAAAAGCGCAGTCATTTAAAACCGCACCATTTGGCATTACGGGAATCGAAACGAGTTTTCAACTGCTCTATACACACTTGGTGAGATCCGGTGTGATGACGCTTGAAACTTTAATACAGCGTATGGTGGTTTCACCAGTACAAGCTTTTAAGCTTAAAGCAGCACCTACAAGTGTTCAAGTGGGTGAAACAGCAGATTTAGCACTATTTGATCTTGAAAATAGCTACCAAATTGAAACTAGTGACTTTCAATCAAAGGGAAAGAATTCACCTTTTGTTGGCTGGAATGTTTATGGTAAAACTATTGCAACGTGGGTTGACGGTCAAATTGTAACCCAATGA
- a CDS encoding aspartate carbamoyltransferase catalytic subunit, whose translation MRHFLNINAIDERDVLNLVKRALEFKSGIKPNKTTLTVSNLFFENSTRTHSSFQMAENKLGFQQISVDPQHSSMSKGESLVDTLKTLKAIGVDVAVIRHQMNNWYDYVLNVGGHKIPQLINAGDGSGQHPSQSLLDLVTIYEQFGHFDGLHIRIIGDLMHSRVARSNAEVLQSLGVHVTFSGPESWYVPDLAQFGDFVPIDQDWPKLDVVMFLRVQHERITQTENQSFSTQKYHNQFGLNLLRYGKLKTNAIVMHPAPVNRDVEIADELVEAPKSRIFEQMTNGVFARMAMLEYIMEVDDATD comes from the coding sequence ATGCGACATTTTTTGAATATAAATGCAATAGATGAACGTGATGTGCTAAACTTAGTGAAACGCGCATTAGAGTTTAAGTCAGGCATAAAGCCTAATAAGACAACTTTAACCGTTAGTAATTTATTTTTTGAAAATTCTACGCGTACGCATAGTAGTTTCCAAATGGCAGAAAATAAATTAGGCTTTCAGCAAATAAGTGTTGATCCACAACATAGCTCGATGTCAAAAGGGGAGAGTTTGGTAGATACTTTAAAAACGTTGAAGGCCATTGGTGTTGATGTTGCTGTGATTAGGCATCAGATGAATAACTGGTACGATTATGTTTTAAACGTAGGTGGTCATAAAATACCACAGCTAATTAATGCAGGTGATGGCAGTGGACAACATCCATCGCAAAGTTTACTCGATCTAGTCACAATTTATGAACAATTTGGTCATTTTGATGGGCTACATATTCGAATTATTGGTGACCTCATGCATTCACGAGTAGCACGTTCAAATGCTGAGGTGTTGCAGAGTTTAGGCGTGCACGTGACGTTTTCTGGACCTGAAAGTTGGTATGTTCCAGATCTTGCACAATTCGGTGACTTTGTGCCGATTGATCAGGACTGGCCTAAACTTGATGTCGTGATGTTCTTAAGGGTGCAACATGAACGCATTACACAAACAGAAAATCAAAGTTTTTCAACCCAAAAATACCATAATCAGTTTGGGTTAAACTTGCTGCGGTACGGTAAATTGAAAACAAATGCGATTGTGATGCACCCTGCACCGGTTAACCGAGATGTTGAAATTGCTGATGAACTAGTTGAAGCACCTAAATCTCGAATTTTTGAACAGATGACTAATGGCGTATTTGCAAGAATGGCCATGTTGGAATATATAATGGAGGTGGATGATGCAACTGATTAA
- the lepB gene encoding signal peptidase I — translation MQNKFVIFLKEWVLPVLVAFVVMLLVRTFLFAFVRVNGPSMMPNLQNNELVLLDKITKYQRGDVIVFDARHEDPQVKPGEKDYVKRIIGKPGDTVSYKNSNLYVNGRVINQNYIDINERTLGTEMSFGNQWTLKTLSSADTWQKQDRNQEKVPAGKYFVMGDHRSVSNDGRYFGFVDAKHISGKVIVPFWNSDKTAKKNINQQRKVFFDN, via the coding sequence ATGCAAAATAAATTTGTTATATTCTTAAAAGAGTGGGTATTACCTGTTCTGGTAGCTTTTGTTGTCATGTTATTAGTTCGCACTTTTCTATTTGCGTTTGTACGTGTTAACGGGCCATCAATGATGCCCAATCTACAAAACAACGAGTTAGTTTTATTGGATAAAATAACAAAGTATCAACGCGGTGATGTTATTGTATTTGACGCACGACACGAGGATCCTCAGGTTAAACCGGGTGAGAAAGATTATGTTAAACGTATTATTGGCAAACCTGGCGATACAGTATCGTATAAAAATTCTAATCTCTATGTTAATGGGCGTGTGATTAACCAAAATTACATTGATATCAATGAGCGAACATTGGGAACTGAAATGTCCTTTGGTAATCAGTGGACATTGAAAACCTTGTCATCTGCAGATACATGGCAAAAACAAGATCGTAATCAAGAAAAAGTACCTGCAGGTAAATATTTTGTGATGGGGGATCATCGTTCAGTTTCTAATGATGGTCGTTACTTTGGTTTTGTTGATGCAAAACATATTTCTGGAAAAGTCATTGTACCGTTTTGGAACTCAGATAAAACTGCTAAAAAAAATATTAATCAACAGCGTAAAGTTTTTTTTGACAATTAA
- a CDS encoding YlbF family regulator, translating to MTVNIYDNANEMANVLKETQQYTAWQEAFNAIQNDEEAKALFGHFQAVQSAVQQMMQMQQQPSPEQEKEWDAIAADVQKNDLITVLLTAEQALNTLLTEVNDIVTKPVAEAYAKLRQ from the coding sequence ATGACAGTTAATATTTACGACAACGCAAACGAGATGGCGAATGTATTAAAAGAAACACAGCAGTATACCGCCTGGCAAGAAGCTTTCAATGCTATACAAAATGATGAAGAGGCTAAGGCCTTGTTTGGTCACTTCCAAGCAGTGCAATCTGCCGTTCAGCAAATGATGCAAATGCAACAACAACCAAGCCCAGAACAAGAAAAAGAATGGGATGCTATAGCCGCTGACGTTCAAAAGAATGATTTGATTACAGTGTTGTTAACAGCAGAACAGGCATTGAATACATTATTAACAGAAGTTAATGATATCGTGACTAAACCGGTAGCGGAAGCTTACGCAAAATTACGCCAATAA